The following coding sequences are from one Enterococcus sp. 4G2_DIV0659 window:
- a CDS encoding MerR family transcriptional regulator, with translation MREKELRRSMSVFPIGTVMKLTDLSARQIRYYEEQDLIHPERSEGNRRMYSLNDIDVLLEIKDYLSDGLNMAGIKRVYEMKLEEQMQAQEPSKPLTDEDVRKILYDELISQGGLTQQNPFQSRGPKL, from the coding sequence ATGAGAGAGAAAGAACTGAGAAGATCGATGTCAGTTTTTCCAATTGGTACAGTTATGAAGCTGACTGATTTATCAGCACGTCAAATCCGTTATTATGAAGAACAAGACTTGATACATCCTGAAAGAAGCGAAGGAAATCGACGAATGTATTCGTTAAATGATATTGATGTATTACTGGAAATCAAAGATTATTTATCCGATGGTCTGAACATGGCAGGGATTAAACGTGTTTATGAAATGAAGTTAGAAGAACAGATGCAGGCACAAGAGCCAAGCAAACCACTGACGGATGAGGACGTTCGGAAGATTCTGTATGATGAACTTATTTCTCAAGGTGGACTGACTCAACAAAATCCATTCCAATCCAGAGGACCAAAATTGTAA
- the glnA gene encoding type I glutamate--ammonia ligase gives MTKKQNTVEDIKRIAEEENVRFLRLMFTDIMGTIKNVEVPVSQLDKVLSNKMMFDGSSIEGFVRIEESDMYLYPDVSTWMIFPWESDHGKVARLICDIYNPDGTPFAGDPRGNLKRALADMREMGFTSFNLGPEPEFFLFKLDEDGKITTDLNDRGGYFDFAPTDLGENCRRDIVLELESLGFEVEASHHEVAPGQHEIDFKYADVIEACDNIQTFKLVVKTIARKHGLHATFMPKPLYGISGSGMHCNMSLFKENENVFYDEKGPMQLSETAYHFLGGLLKHARAYTAVCNPTVNSYKRLVPGYEAPVYVAWSGRNRSPLVRVPESRGLSTRLELRSVDPSANPYLTMAVLLQAGLDGIRNEITPPDAVDRNIYVMNEEERKEAQIHDLPSTIHNAIKELRKDDVMIAALGDHIYANFVEAKRMEWAAFRQTVSEWEREQYLELY, from the coding sequence ATGACGAAAAAACAAAACACAGTAGAAGATATCAAACGAATAGCCGAAGAAGAAAATGTTCGATTTTTACGATTAATGTTTACAGATATTATGGGAACGATTAAAAATGTGGAAGTTCCAGTGAGCCAATTAGACAAAGTATTAAGTAACAAAATGATGTTTGATGGGTCTTCTATTGAAGGTTTTGTACGAATTGAAGAAAGCGATATGTATCTTTATCCTGATGTATCCACTTGGATGATTTTTCCTTGGGAAAGTGATCATGGGAAAGTTGCTCGTTTGATTTGTGACATTTATAATCCAGATGGTACGCCCTTTGCGGGAGATCCTCGTGGAAACTTAAAGCGCGCGCTTGCGGATATGAGAGAAATGGGCTTCACTTCATTTAATTTGGGTCCTGAGCCAGAATTTTTCTTATTTAAGTTAGATGAAGATGGAAAAATCACAACAGATTTGAACGATCGAGGCGGTTATTTTGATTTCGCGCCAACAGATCTTGGGGAAAATTGTCGTAGAGATATTGTACTTGAATTGGAAAGCCTTGGCTTTGAGGTAGAGGCTTCTCATCATGAAGTAGCACCTGGACAACATGAAATTGATTTTAAATATGCAGACGTTATCGAAGCGTGTGACAACATCCAAACATTTAAATTAGTTGTGAAAACAATTGCTCGTAAACATGGTTTACATGCGACATTCATGCCAAAACCATTGTACGGAATCAGTGGTTCAGGAATGCATTGTAACATGTCTTTATTTAAAGAGAATGAGAATGTCTTCTATGATGAAAAAGGGCCAATGCAGTTAAGTGAAACAGCCTATCACTTCCTTGGAGGGCTATTAAAACATGCGCGTGCTTATACGGCAGTTTGCAATCCAACAGTCAATTCATACAAGCGTCTAGTTCCAGGTTATGAAGCACCAGTTTATGTTGCGTGGAGTGGACGCAATCGTTCGCCGCTAGTACGTGTGCCTGAATCACGTGGGTTATCAACTCGCTTAGAATTACGTTCAGTTGATCCTTCAGCTAATCCATATTTAACCATGGCTGTATTGTTACAAGCAGGTTTAGATGGTATCAGAAACGAAATTACACCGCCAGATGCTGTTGACCGCAATATCTATGTAATGAACGAAGAAGAACGAAAAGAAGCACAGATCCATGATTTACCTTCAACAATCCATAATGCAATTAAAGAACTACGCAAGGATGACGTTATGATTGCGGCATTAGGTGATCATATCTATGCAAACTTTGTAGAAGCGAAACGCATGGAATGGGCTGCGTTCCGTCAAACCGTTTCTGAATGGGAAAGAGAACAATATTTAGAATTATATTAA
- a CDS encoding antibiotic biosynthesis monooxygenase family protein: MIVQTVTFIVKKEGKELFEAKTSKDVASMQSFKNCLSSECWFSERKDVCEFMLVSKWESKKDFQNWLKRPEHLQKHREAHKNKESKPSIVLEKIRNSYEICS, translated from the coding sequence ATGATTGTTCAAACTGTTACTTTTATTGTCAAAAAAGAGGGTAAGGAACTATTTGAAGCAAAAACGAGCAAAGATGTAGCGTCAATGCAGTCGTTTAAAAACTGTTTGTCTAGTGAATGTTGGTTCTCAGAAAGAAAAGACGTATGTGAATTTATGCTTGTTTCAAAATGGGAGAGTAAAAAAGACTTTCAGAATTGGCTAAAACGTCCAGAGCATTTGCAAAAGCATAGAGAAGCACATAAAAATAAAGAATCAAAGCCTTCGATCGTTTTAGAAAAAATCAGAAATAGTTACGAGATTTGTTCATAA